The Candidatus Paceibacterota bacterium genome contains the following window.
ACTTTCCGTATGAAGAAATAATAGAATCGGATATTGGCAGTGAGGAATTCGTTCATCTTCTGCTCGTGCGGAAGGATGATGTTCATGCCGATCGATTTGCCGCCGGCTTCATAGGCACCTCTGTTCGCCGCCTCCATGATGCCGGGACCGCCGCCGGTTACGACCGCATAGCCGGTCTCTTTTACGATGCGGTTGGCCAGAGCGCGGGCGCGGACATAGCACGGGTGCTTTTCCTCGAATCGCGCCGAGCCGAAGAACGATACGGAGCGCGGATACGATTTGAGGAACCTGAACGTATGCTTGAATTCGCTGTTTATAGTCGCGAGGCGCTTGCGAGCGCCTTCCTTCAGATCTTTATACGACAATTCTTGATGAGTCAGCCTGCTGTCGGAGACGGCGGTCTTTTTCTTCCAGATAT
Protein-coding sequences here:
- a CDS encoding TIGR00730 family Rossman fold protein, with the protein product MLNIWKKKTAVSDSRLTHQELSYKDLKEGARKRLATINSEFKHTFRFLKSYPRSVSFFGSARFEEKHPCYVRARALANRIVKETGYAVVTGGGPGIMEAANRGAYEAGGKSIGMNIILPHEQKMNEFLTANIRFYYFFIRKVALSFSAEVYIFFPGGYGTLDEFFEIVTLIQTRKIPKVPVICIGKDFWGKIDAVSSALRDEFKTISPGDDKIYTVTDEDDEVLALLKKSPLRKE